The following coding sequences are from one Syngnathus acus chromosome 14, fSynAcu1.2, whole genome shotgun sequence window:
- the ftr82 gene encoding finTRIM family, member 82, with amino-acid sequence MADHTSSDYFSCTLCVNLLRDPVAIPCGHSFCMDCISGYWNEADYTGIYICPQCKITFTQRPVLRPNATLSMVAEKIKKSGLNLNVHVPQGNGYAGPSDVPCDFCSGKKLKAVKSCLNCLASYCEKHLKPHYESATFKRHKLVDELGNLDRKICPQHQKSLELFCRTDQMCICAICTVSEHKGHDIVSAEAERSEKQKLLGISTSEIRQKCQERVKELEELKTAVDSLKNSAQRAMVESQKMFEDMIRSIERMRSEVTKLIGINEKAALNQAEALVERLEQEIDELKKKESGLKQLYSTDDHIHFLQNFNYLCTPTDDGFIPKVTVNPDFSFGAVRKAVAAIKERLEEFGREELMMISKTVNDVPVYTSESRTLDRRSKGQDYNMTTVDRSHANPEPRSRADFIKYFCQLKLDPVTAYKELSISEHSRKVIRTRDLQPYGESPERFDSFAQVLCREGLSGGRFYWEIEWSGEFSIGAAYRGISRKGKGSLCLLGYNDKSWSLLCSDTGYSAWHNRVDKTVSGPHSPRIGVYLDHNAGVLAFYSIGSSMTLLHRFETTFTEPLYPGFGVGTSVKICNIK; translated from the exons ATGGCCGATCACACATCTTCAGATTACTTTAGCTGTACCTTGTGCGTGAATCTCCTGAGGGACCCGGTGGCTATTCCTTGCGGTCACAGTTTCTGTATGGACTGCATCAGCGGCTACTGGAACGAGGCGGACTACACGGGGATTTACATTTGCCCCCAGTGCAAGATCACCTTCACCCAGAGGCCCGTGCTACGTCCCAACGCCACTCTCAGCATGGTGGCCGAGAAGATCAAGAAGAGCGGACTGAACCTCAACGTCCACGTACCCCAAGGGAACGGCTACGCCGGGCCGAGCGACGTCCCCTGCGACTTCTGCTCCGGGAAAAAACTCAAGGCCGTCAAATCGTGCCTGAACTGTCTGGCGTCCTACTGTGAGAAACACCTGAAGCCCCACTACGAGTCAGCCACATTCAAAAGGCACAAGTTAGTGGACGAGTTGGGAAACCTGGACAGGAAGATCTGCCCGCAGCACCAGAAATCCTTGGAGCTCTTCTGTCGAACCGACCAAATGTGTATCTGTGCCATCTGCACGGTCAGTGAACACAAAGGCCACGACATTGTCTCCGCTGAGGCCGAGAGGAGCGAGAAACAG AAACTTTTGGGAATCTCCACATCTGAgataagacaaaaatgtcaagaacGTGTGAAGGAGTTGGAGGAGTTGAAGACTGCAGTAGATTCACTAAAG AACTCGGCCCAGCGAGCCATGGTGGAGAGTCAGAAGATGTTTGAGGACATGATTCGTTCCATAGAGAGGATGAGGTCAGAGGTGACCAAGCTGATCGGGATCAACGAGAAAGCTGCATTGAACCAAGCCGAGGCTTTGGTCGAGCGTCTGGAACAGGAGATTGATGAACTGAAGAAAAAGGAGTCAGGCTTGAAGCAGCTTTATAGTACAGATGACCACATCCATTTTTTGCAG AACTTCAACTACCTGTGCACCCCCACTGATGACGGCTTCATACCAAAGGTCACCGTGAACCCCGACTTTTCCTTTGGAGCCGTCAGGAAAGCTGTTGCTGCCATCAAGGAGCGTCTGGAAGAGTTTGGCAGGGAAGAGCTGATGATGATCTCCAAGacag TGAATGATGTTCCGGTGTACACATCAGAAAGTCGAACCCTGGACAGAAGGAGCAAAG GTCAAGACTACAACATGACCACAGTGGACAGGAGTCATGCTAACCCAGAACCAAGGAGCAGAGCAGATTTTATCAAAT ACTTCTGTCAGCTCAAGTTGGATCCAGTCACAGCCTACAAAGAGCTGTCCATCTCTGAGCACAGCAGAAAAGTCATCCGAACCAGGGACCTGCAGCCCTATGGAGAAAGCCCAGAGAGGTTTGACAGTTTTGCTCAGGTCCTGTGCCGGGAGGGGCTGTCCGGAGGCCGCTTCTACTGGGAGATCGAGTGGAGCGGGGAGTTCTCCATCGGAGCGGCCTACAGGGGTATCAGCCGGAAAGGCAAAGGCTCATTGTGTCTGCTGGGCTATAACGATAAATCCTGGAGTCTTCTCTGCTCCGACACCGGCTACTCAGCCTGGCATAATAGAGTCGATAAAACCGTGAGCGGCCCGCACTCACCGAGAATAGGCGTGTATTTGGACCATAATGCAGGTGTGCTGGCGTTCTACAGTATCGGAAGTAGCATGACGCTCCTGCACAGGTTCGAGACcacattcaccgaacccctttATCCGGGCTTTGGAGTTGGAACATCGGTCAAAATTTGCAACATCAAGTGA